Genomic segment of Candidatus Bathyarchaeota archaeon:
CATAACCGGATCTCTGATGGGGAAGCTTTAGGGTTTGAAATATCTCCTTTAAGATGGGGAGAATCAATAACCTCACTTAACGGGGCGGCGTTAATGGGCAAAATGCTTAAATAAATTTAAGCTTATTTTAGTAATGGCGAATTAATTGGCCAAGAAAATTGCTGAAAAAGTTCCAACCTGGATTTCAAGGATATTATTGCCTGAAATTAGAGGAATAGTTAAAGAAGAGATATCGAATCAAATAAAATTAATAGATGAAAGGACGAAAGCCTTAGATGCAAAGATGGCTGCTTTAGACTCAAAGATCGAGGAGAGGACAAAAGCTTTAGAAGTTGAGATATCCTCTTTAAGAAAAGCTTTAGAGGTTGAGATATCCTCTTTGAGAAGCGAGATGATCGCTAGATTTGATTCGATAGAGAAGAGGCTTCCACTAATAGAAAGGATGGCTGCAATAGAAGCTAGAATAGAGAGGCTTGAAAGGCAAGTGGAAGCTCGGGGCTGACCTCTCCCCCCATCCGAAAAGCATTGGTATCCGTAGATCGCGTTTGTAGGTCTCCTCGACTGGCTTCCCTCGTATGTACTCCCCCAGCCGCGCCTCCAGGTTCTCTTATGGGCTTACCCAATTCAGGCTTCACACGAGGCTCCGGTTCGACTCACATTTTTCGCGGGAGGATTATTTTGGCTTGAACAATCCATAGGTATGAGCTTGAACCCCTCTTTTACATCATGTTTTTGAGCCCCGTTCTGCAGGTGGGGCCTCTCCGCTAGCGTATTCGTCCTATCCTAAATCTCCATCGGAAGATCCGTGGATGGAAGCTCAGATCTCCCTCAGGCACCATCTCCTCGTTGGAATCATTTAAATGGAGGCTCAAAAATATCCGGGAGGCGTAACGCCTCTACGGATCCTTCAGGCTAAATTTTCCTCAGATTCTATGGATAGTACCTTCTATCCCGTAGACCTCGGTTATTAACTGGCCGATTTTCTCGTATACTTTCCTTCGGGCGTATTCTATATCGTTCGGTTTAGCCTTTAAGGCTTGCTCGTAGGCCTGTCTTATGTCGAATCCTATGTTTATCTTTGTTATCCCGTTCTCTATGGCTTTCCTGAGGTATTCTATCTGTATTCCTGATCCCCCATGGAGGACTAAGGGTATATTTGTCGCCTGGCGTATCTTGGAGAGATGCTCCACATCTAGTATGGCCCTCACCTTCTCCTTATCGGTGGCTATCTTCGTTATGGCTCCGTGGATGTTCCCTATGGCTACTGAGAGCCAGTCGACCCCGGTCTCCTCGACGAAGACCTTCGCCTCCCCGGGGTCGGTGAATCCTATCTTGTCCCGGTAGATCTCCTCGTAGGGCTGCGCCTCCTTCTCATGGCCTAACACGGCTCCCAGCTCGGCTTCGACGGGCCTACCTTTCCCATGAGCCATCTCCACAACCTCCCTTGTAGCCTCTACGTTCTCCTCGAATGGTAGGCGTGACCCATCTATCATGACCGAGTCGTAGCCGTTCTCGAGGCCCTCACGGATGAGCCTCCTCCAATCCACCTTGAAGCCATCCTCATCTATCACGGGAACATGATCCTGATGGAGGCGCGTGCATCTACGGTTCATCCTGTTCTCCATGTATCTCCGGTATTCCTGGGCTGCGGCGGCGAAGCTCACCGCCCCGAACTTCTCCACCTCTAATCGGGCCACCTCCACGAGGCCGAAGGTCTCATGGTCCACCAGAGCTTCTATAATGGGTTTAATCATGGGGAGATAGGCGGCGTTAAAGGCGGGGATGAGGATCCTCTTCTCGAAGGCCCTCCTCATAATCTCAGCGATGCCCGGCTCCCCACTAGACTGAGACTCCATGCCATCACCA
This window contains:
- a CDS encoding class II fructose-bisphosphate aldolase, with translation MESQSSGEPGIAEIMRRAFEKRILIPAFNAAYLPMIKPIIEALVDHETFGLVEVARLEVEKFGAVSFAAAAQEYRRYMENRMNRRCTRLHQDHVPVIDEDGFKVDWRRLIREGLENGYDSVMIDGSRLPFEENVEATREVVEMAHGKGRPVEAELGAVLGHEKEAQPYEEIYRDKIGFTDPGEAKVFVEETGVDWLSVAIGNIHGAITKIATDKEKVRAILDVEHLSKIRQATNIPLVLHGGSGIQIEYLRKAIENGITKINIGFDIRQAYEQALKAKPNDIEYARRKVYEKIGQLITEVYGIEGTIHRI